The following proteins are co-located in the Triticum aestivum cultivar Chinese Spring chromosome 1A, IWGSC CS RefSeq v2.1, whole genome shotgun sequence genome:
- the LOC123181452 gene encoding replication protein A 32 kDa subunit B isoform X1 produces the protein MMDPSGYRSVCKAGRHAAAVRTESLFAGAIRSASVDVVGFPAGRSTGQQHFDHPPTLVPLTVKQVTMLAPSIEQGGAVYSRDACQHGMHDRDAVLVGFLVFSSEKPHTVLLQARLLGRMLNRRDMPEEIEFILADGTGAIQARIWTAQSEYMLALRSVRLYGFAIFRICTLLFYVGCELFHSHTIITKNSDGDYMIVNGSIKAEGSLKHIRVYSLSVVTNYNAITHHFLQCIYVHLDLRKKAWSTNLWLIFRVFSISSLFRVRLSYSCVFVQFNDRENDIRRMDLAVAAHEQSSPVLDINNRLFDDVLRVFYHPGVLELENGASFALIQSQTGADADQLRSVIGAHVAMGNLFTTIDDGHYKCSFNG, from the exons ATGATGGATCCGTCTGGATATCGTAGTGTATGCAAGGCAGGCCGACACGCCGCCGCTGTTCGAACTGAAAGCCTGTTTGCAGGAGCAATCAGGTCTGCTTCGGTCGACGTCGTCGGTTTTCCAGCCGGTCGGAGCACCGGGCAGCAG CACTTTGATCATCCGCCCACGTTGGTCCCTCTGACTGTGAAGCAAGTGACCATGCTTGCTCCTTCTATCGAGCAGGGGGGCGCTGTCTATTCACGGGACGCCTGTCAGCACGGTATGCATGATCGCGATGCAGTCTTGGTCGGTTTCTTAGTTTTCTCATCGGAGAAACCACACACGGTGTTGCTACAGGCCCGGCTTCTGGGTAGGATGCTTAACCGTAGGGATATGCCTGAGGAGATAGAGTTCATCCTCGCCGACGGCACCGGAGCCATTCAGGCCAGGATATG GACCGCCCAGTCGGAGTACATGCTGGCGTTGCGTTCTGTTAGGTTATATGGTTTTGCGATTTTCCGTATCTGTACGTTGCTGTTTTATGTTGGTTGTGAACTGTTCCACTCTCACACCATAATAACAAAAAACAGTGATGGCGACTACATGATAGTGAACGGATCCATAAAGGCCGAAGGTAGCCTGAAACACATTCGGGTGTACTCGCTGAG TGTGGTGACAAACTACAATGCAATCACTCATCACTTCCTTCAGTGCATCTATGTTCACTTAGATCTTCGGAAAAAGGCATGGTCAACTAATCTTTGGCTGATCTTTCGAGTTTTTAGCATCTCAAGTTTGTTTCGGGTTAGACTGTCGTATTCATGTGTTTTTGTGCAGTTCAATGACAGGGAAAATGATATTAGACGGATGGACTTGGCCGTAGCTGCCCACGAGCAATCatctcctgttttggacattaacaACAGGCTCTTCGACGACGTGCTGAGAGTATTCTACCATCCAGGGGTCCT TGAGCTGGAGAATGGCGCTTCTTTCGCTCTCATACAATCTCAAACCGGCGCGGATGCGGATCAACTAAG GTCTGTTATTGGAGCTCATGTTGCCATGGGCAACCTTTTCACCACCATCGATGATGGTCACTACAAATGCTCGTTCAACGGGTAG
- the LOC123181452 gene encoding replication protein A 32 kDa subunit B isoform X2, producing MMDPSGYRSVCKAGRHAAAVRTESLFAGAIRSASVDVVGFPAGRSTGQQHFDHPPTLVPLTVKQVTMLAPSIEQGGAVYSRDACQHGMHDRDAVLVGFLVFSSEKPHTVLLQARLLGRMLNRRDMPEEIEFILADGTGAIQARIWTAQSEYMLALRSVSDGDYMIVNGSIKAEGSLKHIRVYSLSVVTNYNAITHHFLQCIYVHLDLRKKAWSTNLWLIFRVFSISSLFRVRLSYSCVFVQFNDRENDIRRMDLAVAAHEQSSPVLDINNRLFDDVLRVFYHPGVLELENGASFALIQSQTGADADQLRSVIGAHVAMGNLFTTIDDGHYKCSFNG from the exons ATGATGGATCCGTCTGGATATCGTAGTGTATGCAAGGCAGGCCGACACGCCGCCGCTGTTCGAACTGAAAGCCTGTTTGCAGGAGCAATCAGGTCTGCTTCGGTCGACGTCGTCGGTTTTCCAGCCGGTCGGAGCACCGGGCAGCAG CACTTTGATCATCCGCCCACGTTGGTCCCTCTGACTGTGAAGCAAGTGACCATGCTTGCTCCTTCTATCGAGCAGGGGGGCGCTGTCTATTCACGGGACGCCTGTCAGCACGGTATGCATGATCGCGATGCAGTCTTGGTCGGTTTCTTAGTTTTCTCATCGGAGAAACCACACACGGTGTTGCTACAGGCCCGGCTTCTGGGTAGGATGCTTAACCGTAGGGATATGCCTGAGGAGATAGAGTTCATCCTCGCCGACGGCACCGGAGCCATTCAGGCCAGGATATG GACCGCCCAGTCGGAGTACATGCTGGCGTTGCGTTCTGTTAG TGATGGCGACTACATGATAGTGAACGGATCCATAAAGGCCGAAGGTAGCCTGAAACACATTCGGGTGTACTCGCTGAG TGTGGTGACAAACTACAATGCAATCACTCATCACTTCCTTCAGTGCATCTATGTTCACTTAGATCTTCGGAAAAAGGCATGGTCAACTAATCTTTGGCTGATCTTTCGAGTTTTTAGCATCTCAAGTTTGTTTCGGGTTAGACTGTCGTATTCATGTGTTTTTGTGCAGTTCAATGACAGGGAAAATGATATTAGACGGATGGACTTGGCCGTAGCTGCCCACGAGCAATCatctcctgttttggacattaacaACAGGCTCTTCGACGACGTGCTGAGAGTATTCTACCATCCAGGGGTCCT TGAGCTGGAGAATGGCGCTTCTTTCGCTCTCATACAATCTCAAACCGGCGCGGATGCGGATCAACTAAG GTCTGTTATTGGAGCTCATGTTGCCATGGGCAACCTTTTCACCACCATCGATGATGGTCACTACAAATGCTCGTTCAACGGGTAG